A region of Anopheles merus strain MAF chromosome 2R, AmerM5.1, whole genome shotgun sequence DNA encodes the following proteins:
- the LOC121588283 gene encoding UPF0687 protein C20orf27 homolog produces MVDSPHHVHFDQAVINDGLHDNSIIYQVAPDGTSLTVHLGFLQINHRYRIELNVPAQAVKDAGFTADGISAFVAQDVAVPNVHCRLLDFPSRTVEVKGVEHFAVTIEFFAHKEKLLKECLHLCGKEEAGRRLELILVARVLGKGKGTPMLRNGIHCIGVEKNDDESEMSDWQGFAKEK; encoded by the coding sequence ATGGTCGACTCGCCGCATCACGTCCACTTTGACCAAGCGGTGATAAACGACGGGCTGCACGATAACAGCATTATCTATCAAGTCGCCCCCGACGGAACGTCCCTGACCGTCCACCTGGGGTTTCTGCAGATAAATCACCGCTACCGCATCGAGCTGAATGTGCCGGCGCAAGCAGTAAAGGATGCAGGCTTTACTGCCGACGGCATCAGCGCCTTCGTTGCGCAGGATGTCGCAGTGCCGAACGTGCACTGCCGGCTGCTGGATTTCCCCTCCCGCACGGTTGAGGTAAAGGGCGTGGAGCACTTTGCCGTGACGATCGAGTTTTTCGCCCACAAGGAGAAGCTGCTGAAGGAATGTTTGCATTTGTGCGGCAAGGAAGAGGCCGGTCGGCGGCTGGAACTGATTCTGGTGGCGCGAGTGCTCGGAAAGGGCAAGGGGACGCCGATGCTGCGGAACGGGATTCATTGCATCGGCGTGGAAAAGAACGACGACGAATCGGAAATGTCCGATTGGCAGGGTTTTGCTAAAGAAAAGTAA